A genomic segment from Dermatobacter hominis encodes:
- a CDS encoding aldehyde dehydrogenase family protein produces MTDITPALIDGTDVLADEVNEVRSPYDGSVVGVVPACTTADLDRAIAVALERHRAGPPPAFERAEVLDRAAVLLTERLDEFARSISEESAKPITTARVEAQRAVDTIRFSAAEARTFTGEMVPLDASSAGVGKLGFTKRVPIGVVGAISPFNFPLNLVCHKIAPAVAAGCPVVLKPASSTPLTALRIARLFEEAGLPPGWLNVVTCSGRVANHMVLHPDVAMITFTGSPEVGWGIRADAPRKRVSLELGNNAPVVIEPDGDWETAAAKIAVGGYAFAGQTCISVQRVYVHNSLHEGFVAALAEKVGQLKVGPPSDPATEVSALIDPGETDRVAAWIAEATDEGARLVVGGTRGDHDVLVPTLLDGVRPDMKVCTTEVFGPLVGVAPYERFDDALALANDTRYGLQASVFTTDIGKALKAADTLDFGGVLVNELPSWRADQQPYGGVRDSGNTREGPPYTVQEMTERRMIVIQG; encoded by the coding sequence ATGACCGACATCACACCGGCGCTCATCGACGGGACCGACGTCCTCGCGGACGAGGTGAACGAGGTCCGCTCCCCCTACGACGGCTCCGTGGTCGGCGTCGTGCCCGCGTGCACCACGGCCGACCTCGACCGCGCCATCGCGGTCGCGCTGGAGCGCCACCGCGCCGGGCCGCCGCCCGCGTTCGAGCGCGCCGAGGTGCTCGACCGCGCCGCGGTGCTGCTGACCGAGCGCCTCGACGAGTTCGCCCGCTCGATCTCCGAGGAGTCGGCCAAGCCGATCACCACCGCACGGGTCGAGGCGCAGCGCGCCGTCGACACGATCCGCTTCTCGGCCGCCGAGGCCCGCACGTTCACCGGTGAGATGGTCCCGCTCGACGCGTCGTCGGCCGGCGTCGGCAAGCTCGGCTTCACCAAGCGCGTGCCGATCGGCGTCGTCGGCGCGATCTCGCCGTTCAACTTCCCGCTCAACCTCGTGTGCCACAAGATCGCACCGGCGGTGGCCGCCGGCTGCCCGGTGGTGCTGAAGCCGGCCTCGTCGACGCCGCTCACCGCCCTGCGCATCGCCCGCCTCTTCGAGGAGGCCGGCCTCCCGCCGGGGTGGCTCAACGTCGTCACCTGCAGCGGTCGGGTCGCCAACCACATGGTCCTCCACCCCGACGTGGCGATGATCACGTTCACGGGGTCGCCCGAGGTCGGCTGGGGCATCCGGGCCGACGCGCCCCGCAAGCGGGTCAGCCTCGAGCTCGGCAACAACGCCCCGGTCGTCATCGAGCCGGACGGCGACTGGGAGACCGCGGCCGCCAAGATCGCCGTCGGCGGCTACGCCTTCGCCGGCCAGACCTGCATCTCGGTGCAGCGGGTGTACGTCCACAACAGCCTCCACGAGGGCTTCGTCGCCGCCCTGGCCGAGAAGGTCGGCCAGCTGAAGGTGGGGCCGCCGTCCGACCCCGCGACCGAGGTCAGCGCGCTGATCGACCCCGGCGAGACCGACCGGGTCGCAGCCTGGATCGCCGAGGCGACCGACGAGGGCGCGCGGCTGGTCGTCGGCGGCACCCGCGGCGACCACGACGTGCTCGTGCCCACGCTGCTCGACGGGGTCCGGCCCGACATGAAGGTCTGCACCACCGAGGTGTTCGGACCGCTCGTCGGCGTCGCGCCCTACGAGCGCTTCGACGACGCCCTCGCGCTCGCCAACGACACGCGCTACGGCCTCCAGGCGTCGGTGTTCACGACCGACATCGGCAAGGCCCTGAAGGCGGCCGACACGCTCGACTTCGGCGGCGTCCTGGTGAACGAGCTGCCGTCGTGGCGGGCCGACCAGCAGCCCTACGGCGGCGTCCGCGACTCCGGCAACACCCGTGAGGGTCCGCCGTACACGGTGCAGGAGATGACCGAGCGCCGGATGATCGTCATCCAGGGCTGA
- a CDS encoding YqgE/AlgH family protein produces the protein MIEASTRYQLLVSVPDLGDANFDQTVVYVVEHDDAGAFGVVLNRPTETDIGDHLPDLSIPVVSPGVFFIGGPVSVGGLLALGRRRLGAEAAHVAELPGPLALIDPEALVEGEVEGIDAMRLFTGYSGWGAGQLDAEIAAGAWHVVEATPDDVLCAEPEALWRTVMRRQGGRLASQGLYPEDPSVN, from the coding sequence GTGATCGAGGCGTCGACCCGCTACCAGCTGCTCGTGTCGGTGCCCGACCTCGGTGACGCGAACTTCGACCAGACGGTCGTGTACGTGGTCGAGCACGACGACGCCGGCGCCTTCGGCGTGGTGCTCAACCGACCGACCGAGACCGACATCGGCGACCACCTCCCGGACCTGTCCATCCCCGTCGTGTCGCCGGGCGTGTTCTTCATCGGCGGTCCGGTGTCGGTCGGCGGTCTGCTCGCGCTGGGCCGGCGCCGCCTGGGCGCCGAGGCCGCCCACGTGGCCGAGCTGCCGGGCCCCCTGGCCCTGATCGATCCCGAGGCCCTCGTCGAGGGCGAGGTCGAGGGGATCGACGCCATGCGGCTGTTCACCGGCTACTCGGGGTGGGGCGCGGGCCAGCTCGACGCCGAGATCGCCGCGGGCGCGTGGCACGTGGTCGAGGCCACGCCCGACGACGTGCTGTGCGCCGAGCCCGAGGCCCTGTGGCGCACGGTGATGCGACGCCAGGGCGGCCGCCTGGCCAGCCAGGGCCTGTACCCCGAGGACCCGTCGGTGAACTGA